One Punica granatum isolate Tunisia-2019 chromosome 3, ASM765513v2, whole genome shotgun sequence genomic window carries:
- the LOC116199981 gene encoding beta-amyrin 28-monooxygenase-like isoform X2: MELSIPIVALILFFPSLLLVGIKLRKPAHRNLPPGKSGWPFFGESLEFLRANREGRAYKFVRDRVERYNSTVFRTFLMGEPMVFLCGPAGNKFLFSNEGKKVALWWPSPVRRLTGPSLLTSAGDEARVRKKLLMAGFFNTESLKKSVPVMDEITRNYLKANWQGKEEVQVHPSIKLYAFELTCRLLMSITEPDLISRLLCEFNVFIKGLMALPLNIPGTPFYRAARAADVIRRELHALLRQRRVELQRKVASPKQDIISYLLMNADENGKFMPEPEIINDMLTLLFAAYDTSSCTISLLVKYLAEQPRVHAKVLKEQREIAAPKAPGELLNWDDLQKMKYSWNVVSEVMRIAPPVTGSFQEALVNFTFAGYTIPKGWKLYWSAAYTHKDPSCYPNAMEFDESRFEGAGPPPFSYAPFGGGPRMCLGKEFARLDILVFLHNLVHQFDWDLIAHNEKLSYDPLLRPINGLPVRLRSRESSN; the protein is encoded by the exons ATGGAGCTATCTATCCCAATAGTAGCTCTCATCCTCTTCTTCCCTTCCTTACTTCTTGTCGGAATCAAACTTCGTAAACCAGCCCACCGGAACCTCCCACCAGGGAAATCTGGATGGCCGTTCTTTGGCGAATCATTGGAGTTCCTTCGGGCCAATCGAGAAGGCCGTGCCTACAAGTTTGTCCGGGACCGAGTCGAGAGGTACAACTCGACGGTGTTCAGGACCTTCTTGATGGGCGAGCCCATGGTTTTTCTGTGCGGGCCTGCAGGAAACAAGTTCCTTTTCTCTAATGAAGGCAAGAAGGTGGCCCTGTGGTGGCCCTCTCCAGTACGGCGGTTGACTGGGCCGTCACTGCTTACCTCGGCCGGGGATGAGGCCAGGGTTCGGAAGAAGCTCCTGATGGCCGGCTTCTTCAACACCGAGTCGCTCAAGAAGTCTGTCCCCGTCATGGATGAGATCACTCGCAACTATCTCAAGGCTAACTGGCAAG GGAAAGAGGAGGTGCAGGTCCACCCGTCCATAAAACTCTATGCGTTTGAACTCACTTGCCGGCTCCTCATGAGCATCACCGAGCCCGACCTCATCTCCAGACTCCTTTGTGAATTCAACGTATTCATCAAGGGGCTTATGGCACTCCCGCTCAACATCCCCGGAACCCCGTTCTATCGAGCAGCAAGAGCAGCGGATGTGATAAGGAGGGAGCTCCATGCGCTCCTGAGGCAGAGGAGAGTGGAGCTGCAAAGGAAAGTGGCATCTCCCAAGCAGGATATAATATCGTACTTGCTCATGAACGCGGATGAAAATGGGAAGTTCATGCCGGAACCAGAGATTATAAACGATATGCTGACATTGCTCTTTGCAGCGTATGACACATCGAGCTGTACTATTTCTTTGCTCGTCAAGTATCTTGCGGAGCAACCCCGAGTCCATGCCAAGGTTCTTAAAG AGCAAAGGGAGATTGCAGCACCGAAGGCACCGGGAGAGTTGCTAAATTGGGATGACTTGCAGAAAATGAAATACTCGTGGAATGTTGTCTCCGAAGTAATGCGGATCGCACCTCCGGTCACCGGATCCTTCCAAGAGGCATTAGTTAATTTCACATTCGCAGGTTATACCATTCCCAAAGGCTGGAAG CTATACTGGAGTGCTGCCTACACGCACAAAGATCCGAGCTGCTACCCCAACGCGATGGAGTTTGACGAATCGAGGTTCGAGGGAGCGGGGCCTCCTCCCTTCTCTTACGCGCCCTTTGGAGGGGGGCCGAGGATGTGCTTGGGGAAAGAGTTTGCCCGTCTTGACATCCTCGTCTTCCTTCACAACCTTGTCCATCAGTTCGACTGGGATTTAATTGCCCACAACGAGAAACTGTCCTATGACCCACTACTGAGACCCATAAATGGACTTCCAGTCCGTCTCCGATCCCGTGAGTCTTCCAATTAA
- the LOC116199981 gene encoding beta-amyrin 28-monooxygenase-like isoform X1, protein MELSIPIVALILFFPSLLLVGIKLRKPAHRNLPPGKSGWPFFGESLEFLRANREGRAYKFVRDRVERYNSTVFRTFLMGEPMVFLCGPAGNKFLFSNEGKKVALWWPSPVRRLTGPSLLTSAGDEARVRKKLLMAGFFNTESLKKSVPVMDEITRNYLKANWQGKEEVQVHPSIKLYAFELTCRLLMSITEPDLISRLLCEFNVFIKGLMALPLNIPGTPFYRAARAADVIRRELHALLRQRRVELQRKVASPKQDIISYLLMNADENGKFMPEPEIINDMLTLLFAAYDTSSCTISLLVKYLAEQPRVHAKVLKEQREIAAPKAPGELLNWDDLQKMKYSWNVVSEVMRIAPPVTGSFQEALVNFTFAGYTIPKGWKLYWSAAYTHKDPSCYPNAMEFDESRFEGAGPPPFSYAPFGGGPRMCLGKEFARLDILVFLHNLVHQFDWDLIAHNEKLSYDPLLRPINGLPVRLRSPQDTFTLRNTVAQYE, encoded by the exons ATGGAGCTATCTATCCCAATAGTAGCTCTCATCCTCTTCTTCCCTTCCTTACTTCTTGTCGGAATCAAACTTCGTAAACCAGCCCACCGGAACCTCCCACCAGGGAAATCTGGATGGCCGTTCTTTGGCGAATCATTGGAGTTCCTTCGGGCCAATCGAGAAGGCCGTGCCTACAAGTTTGTCCGGGACCGAGTCGAGAGGTACAACTCGACGGTGTTCAGGACCTTCTTGATGGGCGAGCCCATGGTTTTTCTGTGCGGGCCTGCAGGAAACAAGTTCCTTTTCTCTAATGAAGGCAAGAAGGTGGCCCTGTGGTGGCCCTCTCCAGTACGGCGGTTGACTGGGCCGTCACTGCTTACCTCGGCCGGGGATGAGGCCAGGGTTCGGAAGAAGCTCCTGATGGCCGGCTTCTTCAACACCGAGTCGCTCAAGAAGTCTGTCCCCGTCATGGATGAGATCACTCGCAACTATCTCAAGGCTAACTGGCAAG GGAAAGAGGAGGTGCAGGTCCACCCGTCCATAAAACTCTATGCGTTTGAACTCACTTGCCGGCTCCTCATGAGCATCACCGAGCCCGACCTCATCTCCAGACTCCTTTGTGAATTCAACGTATTCATCAAGGGGCTTATGGCACTCCCGCTCAACATCCCCGGAACCCCGTTCTATCGAGCAGCAAGAGCAGCGGATGTGATAAGGAGGGAGCTCCATGCGCTCCTGAGGCAGAGGAGAGTGGAGCTGCAAAGGAAAGTGGCATCTCCCAAGCAGGATATAATATCGTACTTGCTCATGAACGCGGATGAAAATGGGAAGTTCATGCCGGAACCAGAGATTATAAACGATATGCTGACATTGCTCTTTGCAGCGTATGACACATCGAGCTGTACTATTTCTTTGCTCGTCAAGTATCTTGCGGAGCAACCCCGAGTCCATGCCAAGGTTCTTAAAG AGCAAAGGGAGATTGCAGCACCGAAGGCACCGGGAGAGTTGCTAAATTGGGATGACTTGCAGAAAATGAAATACTCGTGGAATGTTGTCTCCGAAGTAATGCGGATCGCACCTCCGGTCACCGGATCCTTCCAAGAGGCATTAGTTAATTTCACATTCGCAGGTTATACCATTCCCAAAGGCTGGAAG CTATACTGGAGTGCTGCCTACACGCACAAAGATCCGAGCTGCTACCCCAACGCGATGGAGTTTGACGAATCGAGGTTCGAGGGAGCGGGGCCTCCTCCCTTCTCTTACGCGCCCTTTGGAGGGGGGCCGAGGATGTGCTTGGGGAAAGAGTTTGCCCGTCTTGACATCCTCGTCTTCCTTCACAACCTTGTCCATCAGTTCGACTGGGATTTAATTGCCCACAACGAGAAACTGTCCTATGACCCACTACTGAGACCCATAAATGGACTTCCAGTCCGTCTCCGATCCC CCCAAGATACATTTACACTAAGGAATACAGTAGCACAATATGAATAG
- the LOC116201335 gene encoding pumilio homolog 12-like isoform X3, giving the protein MDSKTLKRMAQGRHEQGIDELNTLLFLGEMPNATLGQQRCEESVLTRLTSGDPPGNFNIMNNGFQQNHFEGLPMETVELIDDRVLSSAFAELNLRDGLAMEALPFTNCIQNTERQRSTLFSVQSQSSSPCVFNELNGTNAGLQNAENYINAAGLMNNGIRFVSHLPCPADTQSSPPYLHPQHVNQSQFTRRNIEEEQLDKMLKQRHLYLHWLQSHHLDTQNLIHANSNFVPGLMNQNQGQFFQSNGSPQQLDQWSLGLPHGDLDSVQVLDKISRQSCPMKILKRSNGLSTLRAMKLGPVRGNDSLNSVIQSGKFIDNGQVRYNSCNSDHGSFQLGSLRESCGQFSNINGLRGADMAPLPLEYGHVNEVRGCIYRLAKDQNGCRYLQRKFSEGSPQEVETIFLEVLEHIADLMTDPFGNYLVQKLLQVCDENQTTQILRVITRKPGDLIRISCDMHGTRAVQKVLQTLKTQEQFSIALASLKPGMVTLMKNSNGNHVAQCCLEHFMPKYSKQFLFEVAAENCVDLATDRHGCCVLQKCLGHPGGEQRLRLIYEIISNSLVISQNQYGNYVIQYVLLHIPAARPDVLEQLKGHYVELSMQKYSSNVVEKCIEYADEESHCRIIKELITSPELDRIMQDPYGNYVIQAALKSSRGAVKAAIVEAIKPYIHVLRSSPYGKKVLSSSCLKNLCWSCS; this is encoded by the exons ATGGATTCGAAGACTTTGAAGAGAATGGCGCAAGGGAGACATGAGCAAGGGATTGACGAGTTGAACACGCTTCTGTTTCTAGGAGAGATGCCTAACGCAACATTGGGACAACAGCGATGCGAGGAATCTGTGCTCACAAGGCTTACTTCTGGTGATCCTCCTGGCAACTTCAATATCATGAACAATGGTTTCCAACAAAACCACTTTGAAGGCCTCCCGATGGAAACAGTAGAACTGATTGATGACCGAGTCCTATCGTCTGCATTTGcagaattaaacttgagagaTGGACTTGCAATGGAAGCTCTTCCATTCACCAATTGTATTCAGAACACCGAGCGCCAGAGGAGCACCTTATTCTCTGTACAGTCACAAAGTAGTTCTCCCTGTGTTTTCAATGAACTTAACGGAACGAATGCGGGGTTGCAGAATGcagaaaattatattaatgcAGCAGGGTTAATGAACAATGGGATTCGATTTGTTTCACATCTGCCTTGCCCTGCGGATACTCAATCTTCTCCACCTTACTTACATCCTCAGCATGTTAATCAATCTCAATTCACACGGAGGAATATAGAAGAGGAACAATTGGACAAGATGCTCAAGCAAAGACACCTTTATCTGCATTGGCTGCAGAGTCATCATCTTGATACTCAGAACCTGATTCACGCGAATTCAAACTTCGTTCCAGGGCTGATGAATCAGAATCAAGGCCAGTTTTTCCAAAGCAACGGAAGTCCACAACAGCTAGACCAGTGGAGTCTTGGCCTGCCTCATGGTGATCTTGATTCTGTCCAAGTTCTTGATAAAATCTCAAGACAATCATGCCCCATGAAGATTTTAAAGAGATCAAATGGCTTGAGCACTCTCAGAGCCATGAAGTTGGGGCCTGTCCGAGGGAATGATTCACTTAACAGCGTGATTCAGAGTGGAAAGTTTATCGATAACGGTCAGGTCCGCTACAACTCATGCAATTCAGATCATGGCTCCTTCCAGTTGGGAAGTCTAAGAGAGAGTTGTGGTCAGTTCTCCAACATAAATGGTCTCAGAGGGGCTGACATGGCGCCCCTGCCTCTGGAATATGGCCATGTCAACGAAGTCAGGGGCTGCATTTATCGTCTCGCTAAAGACCAAAATGGGTGCAGATATCTCCAGAGGAAGTTCTCAGAAGGCAGCCCCCAGGAAGTTGAGACAATTTTTCTTGAGGTCCTTGAGCATATTGCTGATTTAATGACTGATCCATTCGGGAACTACTTGGTCCAGAAACTGCTCCAAGTGTGTGACGAGAATCAGACTACTCAAATTCTTCGAGTGATCACCCGAAAACCTGGAGATCTGATCCGCATCTCATGTGATATGCACGG GACTCGAGCTGTTCAGAAGGTTCTTCAAACCCTTAAAACTCAGGAGCAGTTTTCCATTGCATTGGCTTCGCTAAAGCCTGGGATGGTGACCTTAATGAAGAACTCAAATGGTAATCATGTTGCGCAATGCTGCTTGGAGCATTTCATGCCCAAATACAGCAAG CAGTTCCTCTTCGAAGTTGCCGCCGAGAATTGTGTGGACTTGGCGACTGACCGCCACGGTTGTTGTGTGCTTCAAAAATGCCTCGGTCATCCTGGGGGCGAACAGAGACTTCGTCtgatatatgaaattatatcAAACTCTCTTGTTATTTCTCAGAACCAATACGG GAATTACGTCATTCAGTACGTTTTGCTTCACATACCAGCGGCCAGACCTGATGTTCTCGAGCAATTGAAGGGTCACTATGTGGAGCTGTCTATGCAGAAATACAGCAGCAATGTCGTTGAGAAATGTATTGAATATGCCGATGAGGAAAGCCACTGCCGAATTATCAAGGAGCTCATCACTAGTCCGGAGTTGGATCGAATAATGCAAGACCCTTACGGGAACTATGTCATTCAAGCTGCCTTGAAGAGTTCAAGG ggaGCGGTCAAAGCAGCGATTGTGGAAGCTATAAAGCCCTACATTCATGTGCTGCGGTCCAGTCCATATGGGAAGAAAGTCCTTTCCAGCAGCTGCTTGAAGAACTTATGTTG GTCCTGCTCGTAG
- the LOC116201335 gene encoding pumilio homolog 12-like isoform X1 gives MDSKTLKRMAQGRHEQGIDELNTLLFLGEMPNATLGQQRCEESVLTRLTSGDPPGNFNIMNNGFQQNHFEGLPMETVELIDDRVLSSAFAELNLRDGLAMEALPFTNCIQNTERQRSTLFSVQSQSSSPCVFNELNGTNAGLQNAENYINAAGLMNNGIRFVSHLPCPADTQSSPPYLHPQHVNQSQFTRRNIEEEQLDKMLKQRHLYLHWLQSHHLDTQNLIHANSNFVPGLMNQNQGQFFQSNGSPQQLDQWSLGLPHGDLDSVQVLDKISRQSCPMKILKRSNGLSTLRAMKLGPVRGNDSLNSVIQSGKFIDNGQVRYNSCNSDHGSFQLGSLRESCGQFSNINGLRGADMAPLPLEYGHVNEVRGCIYRLAKDQNGCRYLQRKFSEGSPQEVETIFLEVLEHIADLMTDPFGNYLVQKLLQVCDENQTTQILRVITRKPGDLIRISCDMHGTRAVQKVLQTLKTQEQFSIALASLKPGMVTLMKNSNGNHVAQCCLEHFMPKYSKQFLFEVAAENCVDLATDRHGCCVLQKCLGHPGGEQRLRLIYEIISNSLVISQNQYGNYVIQYVLLHIPAARPDVLEQLKGHYVELSMQKYSSNVVEKCIEYADEESHCRIIKELITSPELDRIMQDPYGNYVIQAALKSSRGAVKAAIVEAIKPYIHVLRSSPYGKKVLSSSCLKNLCPARRQDLVNSVDGVWGNFGFESWGF, from the exons ATGGATTCGAAGACTTTGAAGAGAATGGCGCAAGGGAGACATGAGCAAGGGATTGACGAGTTGAACACGCTTCTGTTTCTAGGAGAGATGCCTAACGCAACATTGGGACAACAGCGATGCGAGGAATCTGTGCTCACAAGGCTTACTTCTGGTGATCCTCCTGGCAACTTCAATATCATGAACAATGGTTTCCAACAAAACCACTTTGAAGGCCTCCCGATGGAAACAGTAGAACTGATTGATGACCGAGTCCTATCGTCTGCATTTGcagaattaaacttgagagaTGGACTTGCAATGGAAGCTCTTCCATTCACCAATTGTATTCAGAACACCGAGCGCCAGAGGAGCACCTTATTCTCTGTACAGTCACAAAGTAGTTCTCCCTGTGTTTTCAATGAACTTAACGGAACGAATGCGGGGTTGCAGAATGcagaaaattatattaatgcAGCAGGGTTAATGAACAATGGGATTCGATTTGTTTCACATCTGCCTTGCCCTGCGGATACTCAATCTTCTCCACCTTACTTACATCCTCAGCATGTTAATCAATCTCAATTCACACGGAGGAATATAGAAGAGGAACAATTGGACAAGATGCTCAAGCAAAGACACCTTTATCTGCATTGGCTGCAGAGTCATCATCTTGATACTCAGAACCTGATTCACGCGAATTCAAACTTCGTTCCAGGGCTGATGAATCAGAATCAAGGCCAGTTTTTCCAAAGCAACGGAAGTCCACAACAGCTAGACCAGTGGAGTCTTGGCCTGCCTCATGGTGATCTTGATTCTGTCCAAGTTCTTGATAAAATCTCAAGACAATCATGCCCCATGAAGATTTTAAAGAGATCAAATGGCTTGAGCACTCTCAGAGCCATGAAGTTGGGGCCTGTCCGAGGGAATGATTCACTTAACAGCGTGATTCAGAGTGGAAAGTTTATCGATAACGGTCAGGTCCGCTACAACTCATGCAATTCAGATCATGGCTCCTTCCAGTTGGGAAGTCTAAGAGAGAGTTGTGGTCAGTTCTCCAACATAAATGGTCTCAGAGGGGCTGACATGGCGCCCCTGCCTCTGGAATATGGCCATGTCAACGAAGTCAGGGGCTGCATTTATCGTCTCGCTAAAGACCAAAATGGGTGCAGATATCTCCAGAGGAAGTTCTCAGAAGGCAGCCCCCAGGAAGTTGAGACAATTTTTCTTGAGGTCCTTGAGCATATTGCTGATTTAATGACTGATCCATTCGGGAACTACTTGGTCCAGAAACTGCTCCAAGTGTGTGACGAGAATCAGACTACTCAAATTCTTCGAGTGATCACCCGAAAACCTGGAGATCTGATCCGCATCTCATGTGATATGCACGG GACTCGAGCTGTTCAGAAGGTTCTTCAAACCCTTAAAACTCAGGAGCAGTTTTCCATTGCATTGGCTTCGCTAAAGCCTGGGATGGTGACCTTAATGAAGAACTCAAATGGTAATCATGTTGCGCAATGCTGCTTGGAGCATTTCATGCCCAAATACAGCAAG CAGTTCCTCTTCGAAGTTGCCGCCGAGAATTGTGTGGACTTGGCGACTGACCGCCACGGTTGTTGTGTGCTTCAAAAATGCCTCGGTCATCCTGGGGGCGAACAGAGACTTCGTCtgatatatgaaattatatcAAACTCTCTTGTTATTTCTCAGAACCAATACGG GAATTACGTCATTCAGTACGTTTTGCTTCACATACCAGCGGCCAGACCTGATGTTCTCGAGCAATTGAAGGGTCACTATGTGGAGCTGTCTATGCAGAAATACAGCAGCAATGTCGTTGAGAAATGTATTGAATATGCCGATGAGGAAAGCCACTGCCGAATTATCAAGGAGCTCATCACTAGTCCGGAGTTGGATCGAATAATGCAAGACCCTTACGGGAACTATGTCATTCAAGCTGCCTTGAAGAGTTCAAGG ggaGCGGTCAAAGCAGCGATTGTGGAAGCTATAAAGCCCTACATTCATGTGCTGCGGTCCAGTCCATATGGGAAGAAAGTCCTTTCCAGCAGCTGCTTGAAGAACTTAT GTCCTGCTCGTAGACAGGATCTGGTAAATTCTGTAGATGGTGTCTGGGGAAACTTCGGATTCGAATCTTGGGGATTTTGA
- the LOC116201335 gene encoding pumilio homolog 12-like isoform X2, whose translation MDSKTLKRMAQGRHEQGIDELNTLLFLGEMPNATLGQQRCEESVLTRLTSGDPPGNFNIMNNGFQQNHFEGLPMETVELIDDRVLSSAFAELNLRDGLAMEALPFTNCIQNTERQRSTLFSVQSQSSSPCVFNELNGTNAGLQNAENYINAAGLMNNGIRFVSHLPCPADTQSSPPYLHPQHVNQSQFTRRNIEEEQLDKMLKQRHLYLHWLQSHHLDTQNLIHANSNFVPGLMNQNQGQFFQSNGSPQQLDQWSLGLPHGDLDSVQVLDKISRQSCPMKILKRSNGLSTLRAMKLGPVRGNDSLNSVIQSGKFIDNGQVRYNSCNSDHGSFQLGSLRESCGQFSNINGLRGADMAPLPLEYGHVNEVRGCIYRLAKDQNGCRYLQRKFSEGSPQEVETIFLEVLEHIADLMTDPFGNYLVQKLLQVCDENQTTQILRVITRKPGDLIRISCDMHGTRAVQKVLQTLKTQEQFSIALASLKPGMVTLMKNSNGNHVAQCCLEHFMPKYSKFLFEVAAENCVDLATDRHGCCVLQKCLGHPGGEQRLRLIYEIISNSLVISQNQYGNYVIQYVLLHIPAARPDVLEQLKGHYVELSMQKYSSNVVEKCIEYADEESHCRIIKELITSPELDRIMQDPYGNYVIQAALKSSRGAVKAAIVEAIKPYIHVLRSSPYGKKVLSSSCLKNLCPARRQDLVNSVDGVWGNFGFESWGF comes from the exons ATGGATTCGAAGACTTTGAAGAGAATGGCGCAAGGGAGACATGAGCAAGGGATTGACGAGTTGAACACGCTTCTGTTTCTAGGAGAGATGCCTAACGCAACATTGGGACAACAGCGATGCGAGGAATCTGTGCTCACAAGGCTTACTTCTGGTGATCCTCCTGGCAACTTCAATATCATGAACAATGGTTTCCAACAAAACCACTTTGAAGGCCTCCCGATGGAAACAGTAGAACTGATTGATGACCGAGTCCTATCGTCTGCATTTGcagaattaaacttgagagaTGGACTTGCAATGGAAGCTCTTCCATTCACCAATTGTATTCAGAACACCGAGCGCCAGAGGAGCACCTTATTCTCTGTACAGTCACAAAGTAGTTCTCCCTGTGTTTTCAATGAACTTAACGGAACGAATGCGGGGTTGCAGAATGcagaaaattatattaatgcAGCAGGGTTAATGAACAATGGGATTCGATTTGTTTCACATCTGCCTTGCCCTGCGGATACTCAATCTTCTCCACCTTACTTACATCCTCAGCATGTTAATCAATCTCAATTCACACGGAGGAATATAGAAGAGGAACAATTGGACAAGATGCTCAAGCAAAGACACCTTTATCTGCATTGGCTGCAGAGTCATCATCTTGATACTCAGAACCTGATTCACGCGAATTCAAACTTCGTTCCAGGGCTGATGAATCAGAATCAAGGCCAGTTTTTCCAAAGCAACGGAAGTCCACAACAGCTAGACCAGTGGAGTCTTGGCCTGCCTCATGGTGATCTTGATTCTGTCCAAGTTCTTGATAAAATCTCAAGACAATCATGCCCCATGAAGATTTTAAAGAGATCAAATGGCTTGAGCACTCTCAGAGCCATGAAGTTGGGGCCTGTCCGAGGGAATGATTCACTTAACAGCGTGATTCAGAGTGGAAAGTTTATCGATAACGGTCAGGTCCGCTACAACTCATGCAATTCAGATCATGGCTCCTTCCAGTTGGGAAGTCTAAGAGAGAGTTGTGGTCAGTTCTCCAACATAAATGGTCTCAGAGGGGCTGACATGGCGCCCCTGCCTCTGGAATATGGCCATGTCAACGAAGTCAGGGGCTGCATTTATCGTCTCGCTAAAGACCAAAATGGGTGCAGATATCTCCAGAGGAAGTTCTCAGAAGGCAGCCCCCAGGAAGTTGAGACAATTTTTCTTGAGGTCCTTGAGCATATTGCTGATTTAATGACTGATCCATTCGGGAACTACTTGGTCCAGAAACTGCTCCAAGTGTGTGACGAGAATCAGACTACTCAAATTCTTCGAGTGATCACCCGAAAACCTGGAGATCTGATCCGCATCTCATGTGATATGCACGG GACTCGAGCTGTTCAGAAGGTTCTTCAAACCCTTAAAACTCAGGAGCAGTTTTCCATTGCATTGGCTTCGCTAAAGCCTGGGATGGTGACCTTAATGAAGAACTCAAATGGTAATCATGTTGCGCAATGCTGCTTGGAGCATTTCATGCCCAAATACAGCAAG TTCCTCTTCGAAGTTGCCGCCGAGAATTGTGTGGACTTGGCGACTGACCGCCACGGTTGTTGTGTGCTTCAAAAATGCCTCGGTCATCCTGGGGGCGAACAGAGACTTCGTCtgatatatgaaattatatcAAACTCTCTTGTTATTTCTCAGAACCAATACGG GAATTACGTCATTCAGTACGTTTTGCTTCACATACCAGCGGCCAGACCTGATGTTCTCGAGCAATTGAAGGGTCACTATGTGGAGCTGTCTATGCAGAAATACAGCAGCAATGTCGTTGAGAAATGTATTGAATATGCCGATGAGGAAAGCCACTGCCGAATTATCAAGGAGCTCATCACTAGTCCGGAGTTGGATCGAATAATGCAAGACCCTTACGGGAACTATGTCATTCAAGCTGCCTTGAAGAGTTCAAGG ggaGCGGTCAAAGCAGCGATTGTGGAAGCTATAAAGCCCTACATTCATGTGCTGCGGTCCAGTCCATATGGGAAGAAAGTCCTTTCCAGCAGCTGCTTGAAGAACTTAT GTCCTGCTCGTAGACAGGATCTGGTAAATTCTGTAGATGGTGTCTGGGGAAACTTCGGATTCGAATCTTGGGGATTTTGA
- the LOC116199982 gene encoding protein MET1, chloroplastic, whose product MSVAPSSYFSLYSSPLSRNVQGRQQAPAGLLIQSSNRLSISRNGVFSGSWISSGETQLGKWPNVVVVRATSEAESQTSGQESGEGGEVESEEYEVEIEQPYGLKFAKGRDGGTYIDAIAPGGFADKTGKFSVGDKVLATSAVFGTEIWPAAEYGRTMYTIRQRIGPLLMKMQKRYGKVDDSGELTEKEIIRAERNSGVISNRVREIQMQNYMRKKEQKEQREKDLREGLQLYKSAKYEEALEKFESVLGSKPDATEASVASYNVACCYSKLNRIQAGLSALEDALEAGFEDFKRIRSDPDLANIRTSEEFEPLLKRFDESFINENAINAIKSLFGIFNKK is encoded by the exons ATGTCTGTAGCTCCAAGCAGCTATTTTTCGTTGTACTCGTCGCCATTGTCGAGAAACGTTCAGGGCAGGCAGCAAGCCCCAGCTGGGTTGTTAATACAGAGCAGCAACAGGCTCTCAATCTCCAGGAACGGTGTGTTTTCGGGGAGTTGGATCAGTTCGGGGGAGACCCAGTTGGGGAAATGGCCGAATGTGGTGGTAGTGAGGGCGACGTCCGAGGCGGAGTCTCAGACATCGGGCCAGGAGAGCGGCGAAGGTGGGGAAGTGGAGTCTGAGGAGTACGAGGTGGAGATTGAGCAGCCCTACGGGCTCAAGTTCGCCAAGGGGAGGGACGGTGGGACCTACATAGACGCTATCGCCCCTGGCGGGTTTGCGGATAAGACTGGGAAGTTCTCGGTCGGGGACAAAGTCCTTGCCACCAG TGCAGTGTTCGGGACAGAAATTTGGCCCGCTGCTGAGTATGGAAGGACAATGTACACTATACGCCAAAGAATTGGCCCGCTGCTCATGAAAATGCAAAAGAGATATG GTAAGGTTGACGATTCGGGTGAACTAACAGAGAAGGAGATTATCAGGGCTGAGAGGAATTCTGGGGTGATCAGCAACAGAGTGAGGGAAATTCAA ATGCAAAATTACATGAGAAAGAAAGAGCAGAAAGAGCAACGAGAGAAGGATCTTCGTGAGGGCCTGCAACTGTACAA GAGTGCTAAATACGAGGAAGCCTTGGAGAAGTTCGAGTCCGTGTTGGGATCAAAACCCGATGCCACTGAAGCATCAGTTGCGAGCTATAATGTTGCTTGCTGTTATTCTAAGCTTAACCGG ATACAGGCTGGGCTCTCGGCTCTCGAAGATGCCCTGGAAGCAGGATTCGAAGATTTTAAG AGAATTAGGTCCGATCCAGATCTAGCAAACATTAGAACCTCTGAGGAGTTTGAGCCTCTTCTGAAGAGATTCGATGAGTCCTTTATCAATGAGAACGCCATCAACGCAATCAAGTCGCTGTTCGGCATATTCAACAAGAAGTAG